Proteins encoded in a region of the Botrytis cinerea B05.10 chromosome 11, complete sequence genome:
- the Bchol1 gene encoding Bchol1 encodes MEAKQISPTMIPQARSSNMSLEESPRIILQPRPSNDPNDPLNWPRWRKNLNFILISYYTLMVFALIDIATVTWAPVNAELGFSYALLNDAFAAGNGALCIGGFILVPLALKFGRRPVYIFSTAVQCGMSIWYAKMRTIPELMLINLLSCTVGALAEVMVQMTVADMFYFHERGLMNSIYYWFMITGATLSPLPGGFITSNQGWRWVWWWLAILLGAGLIVFLFCYEETMFTRPTIEIEQIASQPQNKEAATNNDPEAPKNAPQISEVIIDYSIPQKSYWEKLALWSNTSMPLSQLFKHTYQPFLVIFTIPAVFFMSLQYGVLISCIVLPVTSLSSYMTLPPYEFNPTQIGLMGLPPFIGASLGTLIGGFLSDYVSLYLAKRNGGVFEPEMRLWVSVAFAPFIPAGIFIFGIGLNNGANWLVPAFGLGIACFGVLPTSSAALTYLTDAYTDIIADSILGVTFVRNAILTMFIFVLQPWTDSVGLTWVYVTFGLITTVILGGNIGFIYFGKKFRAKTAARYQSFSDQKS; translated from the exons ATGGAAGCGAAACAGATTTCTCCTACCATGATACCCCAAGCTAGGTCAAGCAATATGTCGCTCGAGGAAAGCCCACGCATCATCCTGCAACCAAGGCCTAGCAACGACCCAAATGACCCTCTC AACTGGCCACGATGGAGAAAGAACctgaattttatattgatttcctATTATACCTTGATGGTTTTTGCACT AATCGATATCGCAACTGTGACCTGGGCGCCAGTGAACGCGGAGCTTGGATTTAGCTACGCTTTACTCAATGACGCTTTCGCTGCTGGAAACGGAGCGCTGTGTATTGGCGGATTTATACTCGTTCCGCTGGCATTGAAGTTTGGACGACGACCAGTTTATATCTTTAGCACTGCGGTTCAATGTGGAATGAGTATATGGTACGCCAAGATGCGGACTATACCGGAGCTCATGTTGATCAATCTGTTAAGTTGCACGGTCGGTGCATTAGCAGAAGTGATGGTCCAGATGACAGTGGCTGACATGTTTTACTTTCATGAACGAGGACTCATGAATTCTATTTACTACTGGTTCATGATCACTGGAGCTACTCTATCACCGTTACCTGGTGGATTCATCACTTCAAACCAAGGCTGGCGCTGGGTGTGGTGGTGGCTGGCTATCTTGCTTGGAGCTGGTCTTATTGTATTCCTTTTCTGCTACGAAGAGACAATGTTTACCCGCCCGACCATCGAAATAGAACAAATCGCCAGCCAGCCACAAAACAAAGAGGCAGCCACAAACAATGACCCAGAGGCACCAAAGAACGCTCCTCAAATTAGCGAGGtgataattgattattcaaTTCCCCAAAAGTCTTATTGGGAAAAATTGGCGTTGTGGTCGAACACATCAATGCCTTTAAGTCAACTTTTCAAGCACACTTACCAGCCTTTCTTGGTCATTTTCACTATACCAGCTGTCTTTTTTATGTCACTTCAATATGGAGTTTTGATTTCCTGCATTGTTCTTCCAGTCACCTCCTTGTCGTCATACATGACACTTCCCCCATATGAATTCAATCCCACCCAAATTGGGTTGATGGGCCTTCCACCTTTCATTGGTGCTAGCTTAGGAACCTTGATTGGTGGCTTCTTGAGTGACTACGTTTCTTTATACCTCGCGAAAAGAAATGGCGGTGTCTTTGAGCCCGAGATGCGTCTTTGGGTTTCTGTCGCTTTCGCACCTTTTATCCCAGCAGGCATCTTCATTTTCGGAATCGGTTTAAACAACGGCGCCAATTGGCTTGTGCCGGCCTTTGGTCTGGGAATTGCTTGCTTCGGAGTTCTTCCAACAAGCAGCGCTGCACTTACATACCTGACGGATGCATACACAGAT ATCATTGCTGACTCAATTTTGGGCGTGACTTTTGTTCGCAATGCCATCTTGACGATGtttatttttgttcttcAGCCCTGGACTGATAGTGTTGGATTGACATGGGTCTATGTGACATTTGGGCTCATAACTACTGTGATTCTCGGTGGTAATATTGGGTTCATCTACTTCGGGAAGAAATTCAGGGCCAAGACCGCTGCCAGGTACCAAAGTTTTAGTGATCAAAAATCATAA